A window of Ureibacillus composti contains these coding sequences:
- the istA gene encoding IS21 family transposase: protein MLAMSEVNCIKTLRNEKGLSISAVATTMKVNWRTAKKYGDGDQLPQEKTHQKKGMMYTEKWGEIIVDWLEEDIKVKKKLRRTNKKMFEDLQSMGFKGSYRTVCDFIQEWRAAEDDDMSKGYERLDHPEGEAQLDFGTMEAVQDGEIVDVHALVMSFPASNTGFAVPMPGENLECFLSGLQQLFKQAGGVPISIRIDNLTPAVKKVRKGETEAELTDAFRHFQQYYGFKVQVCNPASGNEKGHVERKVGYVRYNFFSTPPVINDFEDLREQLECQLKKDRQRLHYKKEELIEDLWLQEQKQLLKLPEEPYPVFKQFAIGFNKYNEFNLDQHLIHVPRARNYVQLYCITYWDSFKVITNEGEILLSDTRPYMKKRRFIPWKDILKDWLKKPRVIGHSRYTPYLPTRIKEYLTVPSFALRKQRLNELITLLVNHDMKEIDQNFYEYIPKNNEEQEHPYGVNWTDYDALSQKGKEVTAHE, encoded by the coding sequence ATGCTAGCAATGTCTGAAGTTAATTGTATCAAAACATTACGAAATGAAAAAGGATTATCTATATCTGCGGTGGCTACTACCATGAAAGTCAATTGGCGTACTGCTAAGAAATATGGGGATGGAGATCAACTTCCTCAAGAAAAAACTCATCAGAAAAAAGGCATGATGTATACAGAAAAATGGGGAGAAATCATTGTTGATTGGCTAGAGGAAGATATAAAAGTAAAGAAAAAATTACGTCGTACAAATAAGAAAATGTTCGAAGATTTACAATCAATGGGCTTTAAAGGGTCGTATCGTACAGTGTGTGATTTTATTCAAGAATGGCGAGCTGCAGAAGATGATGATATGAGTAAAGGTTATGAAAGATTAGATCATCCAGAAGGTGAAGCGCAATTGGACTTTGGGACAATGGAGGCCGTTCAAGATGGTGAGATTGTAGATGTACATGCATTAGTTATGTCCTTTCCTGCAAGCAATACTGGCTTTGCGGTGCCGATGCCTGGAGAAAATTTAGAATGTTTTTTAAGTGGATTACAACAGCTCTTTAAACAAGCAGGCGGTGTACCAATTAGTATTCGAATTGATAATTTAACACCTGCAGTAAAAAAAGTAAGAAAAGGTGAAACAGAAGCAGAGTTAACAGATGCCTTTCGGCACTTTCAACAATATTATGGTTTTAAAGTACAGGTATGTAACCCTGCAAGTGGTAATGAAAAAGGCCACGTCGAACGAAAAGTTGGTTATGTACGTTACAATTTCTTTAGCACACCCCCAGTCATTAATGATTTTGAGGATCTGAGAGAACAATTGGAATGTCAATTAAAGAAAGATAGACAGCGACTACATTATAAAAAAGAAGAATTGATTGAAGACCTATGGTTACAGGAGCAAAAGCAATTATTGAAATTACCAGAAGAACCTTATCCTGTATTTAAGCAGTTTGCGATTGGATTTAATAAATATAATGAATTCAATTTGGATCAACACTTGATCCATGTACCGAGAGCGCGAAATTATGTACAACTATATTGTATTACGTATTGGGATTCTTTCAAGGTGATTACAAATGAAGGTGAAATTTTATTATCTGATACAAGACCGTATATGAAGAAACGACGTTTCATTCCGTGGAAAGATATATTAAAAGATTGGTTGAAAAAGCCACGTGTAATCGGGCATTCACGTTATACCCCCTATTTACCAACTCGTATTAAAGAGTACTTAACAGTCCCTTCCTTTGCGTTAAGGAAACAGCGACTAAATGAATTGATAACGCTTTTAGTGAATCATGATATGAAAGAAATTGACCAAAACTTTTACGAATATATTCCGAAAAATAACGAGGAACAGGAACACCCTTACGGTGTAAATTGGACAGATTATGATGCCCTTTCTCAAAAGGGAAAGGAGGTAACAGCACATGAATGA